A single genomic interval of Musa acuminata AAA Group cultivar baxijiao chromosome BXJ3-4, Cavendish_Baxijiao_AAA, whole genome shotgun sequence harbors:
- the LOC135635738 gene encoding WUSCHEL-related homeobox 8-like: protein MEEARRMEWERGPGSGGGGVRNDEEGEGRSGSGGGGDGAGGEGVLYVKVMTDEQMEVLRRQIAVYATICEQLVEMHKAITAHHDTLAGMRLGGLYNDSLMASGSHKITARQRWTPTSMQLQILETMFNQGNGTPSKQNIKQITTELSQHGQISESNVYNWFQNRRARSKRKKMAALPSNTESEAEADEESPDEKKPRPDEFHHENLPVSISNHPIYDEQMNAEVHLLASEINQAQGRCRLNESLNSSGGLDHMSYESVLSTPRLDHLMDKFDMPTSFSPFHSGERYDVMG from the exons ATGGAGGAGGCGCGAAGAATGGAGTGGGAGAGGGGCCCTGGTAGTGGTGGTGGCGGCGTGAGGAACGACGAGGAAGGGGAGGGGAGGAGTgggagcggaggaggaggagacggtgCGGGAGGGGAAGGGGTTCTCTACGTGAAGGTGATGACGGACGAGCAGATGGAGGTCCTCCGTCGTCAGATCGCTGTGTACGCCACCATCTGCGAGCAGCTCGTCGAGATGCACAAGGCCATCACCGCCCACCACGACACCCTCGCAG GAATGAGGCTGGGAGGCCTCTACAATGATTCCCTGATGGCATCTGGCAGTCACAAAATCACTGCTAGGCAGCGATGGACTCCAACAAGCATGCAGCTACAGATTCTGGAGACCATGTTTAATCAAGGCAATGGGACTCCAAGCAAGCAGAATATAAAGCAGATAACAACTGAGCTATCACAACATGGTCAGATCTCTGAGTCTAATGTCTACAACTGGTTCCAGAATAGAAGGGCACGATCAAAACGCAAGAAGATGGCTGCATTACCGAGTAATACCGAATCTGAAGCCGAGGCAGATGAGGAATCCCCAGATGAGAAGAAACCCAGGCCCGATGAGTTCCATCACGAAAACCTGCCTGTCAGCATCAGTAATCATCCCATTTACGATGAACAAATGAATGCAGAAGTCCATTTGTTAGCATCTGAGATAAATCAAGCACAAGGCAGATGCCGGTTGAATGAGAGTTTGAACTCTTCTGGCGGTTTGGACCATATGTCCTATGAAAGTGTTCTATCTACTCCAA GATTAGACCACCTGATGGACAAGTTTGATATGCCGACGAGCTTTAGCCCTTTCCACTCTGGAGAGAGGTATGATGTCATGGGTTGA